From a region of the uncultured Desulfatiglans sp. genome:
- a CDS encoding hypothetical protein (Evidence 5 : Unknown function) produces MTGSVAGWFEGGTLGEDEEFSGKLRDFRDLLAQCLCAGHLPGNRFSTASGPAVLRHSDLRR; encoded by the coding sequence ATGACAGGGTCGGTGGCAGGCTGGTTCGAGGGAGGAACACTAGGGGAGGATGAAGAATTTTCAGGAAAACTGCGGGATTTTCGGGATTTGCTCGCCCAATGCCTGTGTGCAGGACATTTACCAGGGAATCGATTTTCTACAGCATCGGGGCCAGCAGTACTGCGGCATAGCGACTTACGGCGATGA
- a CDS encoding Amidophosphoribosyltransferase, giving the protein MKNFQENCGIFGICSPNACVQDIYQGIDFLQHRGQQYCGIATYGDEGILQVTHYGKVANTMTDTDIAYLKGRSGIGHVSLKERQPVMWRSKLGELALAFSGNIINAKSLMQEMMECGIVFYKGYHIEIISMIIMNAGDIVSGIAALSEKVKGAYSLVVLSQEGIYAIRDVSGFRPLCLGRGEGKFAVSSESRALHNLDMELVRDVRPGEIVLVSPNGFKTLKQLPAPRPAYCAFEWAYTASIDSIMDGVYVQEARNRIGAKLAQRDLAEGGLTADIVAPVPMSGIGHAIGYHIQSLVPYQEVFLYNRYADRSYTQSTQMAREQMAKRKLSVLRYAVKGKRIILCDDSIVRGTQILHKVKDLKQAGAKEVHVRVACPPLMYPCDFGISTRSYDELAARKYIPRGNITHMEELRALENWVAENIGADSVKYNSLDDFVAALGIPEGELCLKCWNGIHPA; this is encoded by the coding sequence ATGAAGAATTTTCAGGAAAACTGCGGGATTTTCGGGATTTGCTCGCCCAATGCCTGTGTGCAGGACATTTACCAGGGAATCGATTTTCTACAGCATCGGGGCCAGCAGTACTGCGGCATAGCGACTTACGGCGATGAAGGGATCCTCCAGGTGACCCATTACGGCAAGGTGGCGAACACCATGACGGATACCGATATCGCGTATCTGAAGGGGCGGTCGGGTATCGGGCACGTGAGCCTCAAGGAGAGGCAGCCCGTCATGTGGCGCTCCAAGCTGGGGGAACTCGCTCTGGCCTTCAGCGGGAACATCATCAATGCGAAATCCTTGATGCAGGAGATGATGGAGTGCGGCATCGTTTTTTACAAAGGCTACCACATCGAGATCATCTCCATGATCATCATGAACGCCGGGGATATCGTGTCGGGGATCGCTGCTTTGTCCGAGAAGGTCAAAGGGGCTTACTCCCTTGTGGTGCTGTCTCAGGAGGGCATTTATGCCATCCGCGATGTGTCCGGTTTCCGGCCCCTGTGCCTTGGGCGGGGGGAGGGGAAGTTCGCTGTCTCGTCCGAGTCGCGTGCCCTGCACAATCTGGACATGGAATTGGTGAGGGATGTGCGGCCGGGCGAGATCGTGCTCGTCAGCCCCAATGGATTCAAGACCCTGAAGCAGCTGCCGGCGCCCAGGCCCGCTTACTGCGCCTTTGAATGGGCGTATACCGCGAGCATCGATTCGATCATGGACGGGGTTTACGTCCAGGAGGCGCGTAACCGGATCGGAGCCAAACTGGCGCAGCGCGATCTGGCCGAAGGAGGTCTGACGGCGGATATCGTAGCGCCGGTGCCGATGAGCGGCATAGGACATGCCATCGGGTACCACATCCAGTCGCTGGTCCCTTACCAGGAGGTCTTCCTCTATAACCGTTACGCCGATCGGAGCTACACCCAGTCTACGCAGATGGCGCGTGAGCAGATGGCCAAGCGCAAACTGTCCGTGCTTCGGTACGCGGTCAAGGGGAAGCGCATCATCCTCTGCGATGATTCGATCGTGCGGGGGACTCAGATCCTGCACAAGGTCAAAGATTTAAAACAGGCCGGTGCAAAGGAGGTCCATGTCCGGGTGGCCTGCCCCCCGCTCATGTATCCGTGCGACTTCGGCATCTCCACCCGCAGCTATGACGAACTGGCCGCGCGCAAATACATCCCCAGGGGGAACATTACCCATATGGAGGAGTTGCGGGCCTTGGAAAACTGGGTGGCCGAGAACATCGGGGCCGACTCGGTCAAGTACAACAGCCTGGATGATTTTGTAGCGGCGTTGGGCATCCCGGAAGGGGAACTCTGCCTGAAGTGCTGGAACGGTATCCACCCGGCCTAG
- the ruvB gene encoding holliday junction helicase, subunit B (Evidence 2a : Function from experimental evidences in other organisms; Product type e : enzyme) has translation MTERIIDPQRQPEESPAELGLRPRSLDEYIGQDEMKRNLRVFIEAAKGRAEALDHVLFHGSPGLGKTSLAHIIANELGVNIRSTSGPVVEKAGDLAAILTSLEPHDVLFIDEIHRLNHVVEEILYPAMEDYELDLIIGQGPSARTMKIPLPPFTLVGATTRAGLLTPPLRDRFGVILRLDFYKPEDLHRIIMRSAAILQIAIEEEGALEIAGRSRGTPRIANRLLRRVRDFAQVEGGGVVTGRLADSALDLLEVDHCGLDKMDRTILLTIIEKFEGGPLGLESLSAAVSEEKGTLEDVYEPFLIQEGFIKRTPRGRVATARAYRHLGLNESRHAKLQKRLF, from the coding sequence ATGACCGAAAGAATCATCGACCCTCAACGCCAGCCGGAGGAAAGTCCGGCTGAACTCGGCCTGCGGCCGCGCAGCCTGGATGAATACATCGGTCAGGACGAGATGAAGCGCAACCTGCGCGTCTTCATTGAAGCAGCCAAAGGGCGGGCGGAGGCACTGGATCACGTCCTGTTCCACGGCAGCCCGGGCCTGGGGAAAACATCCCTCGCTCACATCATCGCGAACGAGCTCGGGGTCAACATCCGAAGCACGTCCGGCCCGGTCGTGGAAAAGGCCGGAGATCTCGCCGCCATCCTCACCAGCCTCGAGCCCCACGATGTCCTCTTTATCGACGAAATCCACCGCCTGAACCACGTGGTGGAGGAAATACTCTATCCCGCGATGGAGGATTATGAGCTCGATCTCATCATCGGACAGGGCCCGTCCGCCCGAACAATGAAGATCCCCCTGCCGCCATTCACCCTGGTAGGCGCCACGACCCGCGCGGGCCTTCTGACGCCGCCGCTGAGAGACCGGTTCGGCGTCATTCTGAGGCTCGATTTCTACAAGCCTGAGGATCTACACCGGATCATCATGCGCTCGGCCGCCATCCTGCAGATAGCGATCGAGGAAGAGGGGGCCCTCGAAATCGCGGGCCGTTCCCGCGGCACACCCCGGATCGCCAACCGCCTGCTGCGCAGGGTTCGTGATTTCGCTCAGGTGGAAGGGGGGGGAGTCGTTACCGGAAGACTGGCCGACAGCGCCCTCGACCTGCTCGAAGTCGACCATTGCGGCCTGGACAAGATGGACCGGACGATCCTGCTGACGATCATAGAGAAATTCGAAGGGGGACCGCTAGGACTCGAGAGCCTTTCAGCCGCGGTCAGCGAAGAAAAAGGGACATTGGAAGATGTGTATGAGCCCTTCCTCATCCAGGAAGGCTTCATCAAGCGGACACCCCGGGGCAGGGTCGCCACGGCCAGGGCCTATCGCCACCTCGGCCTCAACGAGAGCAGACATGCAAAGCTGCAAAAGCGGCTTTTCTAA
- the ruvA gene encoding Holliday junction ATP-dependent DNA helicase RuvA, translating into MIAFLRGILLKKNTQSLIIDVNGVGYEVLVPLSTLYHLADEGEAVALHIHTRLRDDTLQLFGFQTEIEKEIFLMLITVSGIGPRLAVNILSGIGPHELLDAIAEGNAPSLQAIPGIGKKSSERISLELKDRALKARNRLGATVAETPGTPGENQFLDDALSALLNLGYSQKAAKEAVERAGTAVTKPDLEAVIREALRLLA; encoded by the coding sequence ATGATCGCCTTTTTGCGCGGTATCCTTCTCAAGAAGAACACGCAGTCGCTCATCATTGACGTGAACGGTGTAGGCTACGAGGTTCTGGTGCCGCTTTCAACCCTTTACCATCTGGCCGATGAAGGGGAAGCCGTTGCGCTGCACATCCATACGCGCCTGCGGGACGACACCTTACAGCTGTTCGGGTTCCAGACCGAAATCGAAAAAGAAATCTTCCTCATGCTGATCACGGTATCCGGTATCGGCCCCAGGCTGGCCGTCAACATCCTGTCGGGGATCGGCCCGCACGAACTGCTCGATGCCATCGCAGAAGGGAACGCGCCCAGCCTGCAGGCCATTCCCGGCATCGGCAAAAAAAGCTCCGAGCGGATCTCCCTGGAATTGAAGGACCGAGCCCTCAAAGCGCGCAACCGTCTGGGAGCAACCGTCGCCGAAACGCCCGGGACACCTGGGGAAAATCAGTTCCTGGACGATGCCCTCTCGGCGCTCCTGAACCTCGGTTATTCCCAGAAGGCCGCCAAAGAGGCCGTTGAAAGGGCCGGGACGGCCGTAACCAAACCCGATCTCGAAGCCGTCATCCGCGAGGCGCTGCGGCTCCTCGCCTAG
- the ruvC gene encoding component of RuvABC resolvasome, endonuclease (Evidence 2a : Function from experimental evidences in other organisms; PubMedId : 10851230, 1657895, 1758493, 7923356, 9442895, 9973614; Product type cp : cell process): MIVLGVDPGSRVTGFGLVEKRGNRMVCVHAGIIRPEKTVCFQEKLHLLFQSLVAIIQEFRPSEMAIEDIFYAKNVKSALKLGHARGALLIAAAHCGVGIFEYTPLEIKKSVVGYGRGTKEQVQYMMKMILGIRGDLHLDATDALAAAVCHLNTSSFRAAAHHAGGYTR; the protein is encoded by the coding sequence ATGATCGTGCTCGGCGTGGATCCCGGATCCAGGGTCACCGGATTCGGGCTGGTCGAAAAACGCGGGAACAGAATGGTCTGCGTGCACGCCGGGATCATCCGCCCCGAGAAAACGGTCTGCTTTCAAGAGAAGCTGCATCTTCTCTTCCAATCCCTGGTCGCTATCATACAGGAATTCCGGCCGAGCGAGATGGCCATCGAAGATATCTTCTACGCCAAGAACGTCAAGAGCGCCCTCAAGCTCGGGCACGCCAGGGGAGCCCTTCTGATCGCGGCGGCACACTGCGGTGTCGGTATTTTTGAATACACTCCGCTCGAAATCAAGAAATCCGTTGTGGGTTACGGCCGGGGGACGAAGGAACAGGTGCAGTACATGATGAAGATGATTCTCGGCATTCGCGGTGATCTTCACCTCGATGCGACCGATGCCCTGGCGGCAGCGGTTTGTCATTTGAACACTTCATCTTTCCGGGCCGCTGCCCATCATGCCGGCGGATATACCAGATGA
- the yebC gene encoding conserved hypothetical protein (Evidence 4 : Unknown function but conserved in other organisms) gives MSGHSKWSSIKHKKGAADAKRGKIFTKLIKEITVAARMGGGDADGNPRLRSAIIAAKAENMPKENIERAIKKGTGEIEGVSYDEITYEGYGPGGVAVLVECLTDNRNRTVAEVKHLFERNGGSLGEPGCVAWTFEKKGLIAVDKSKANEEALLETALEAGAEDVRDEEDQFEVISDPGDFEAVKEAIDKAEVEYELAEITMIPKSTVKLDGKKAQQMLNLMQGLEDNDDVSHVYANFDISDDVLEAMD, from the coding sequence ATGTCAGGCCATTCGAAGTGGAGTTCCATCAAGCACAAAAAAGGCGCAGCAGACGCCAAGCGCGGCAAGATCTTTACAAAGCTGATCAAGGAAATCACCGTCGCCGCCAGGATGGGGGGCGGAGACGCCGACGGCAATCCACGGCTGCGATCCGCCATCATCGCAGCCAAAGCGGAAAATATGCCCAAGGAGAACATTGAAAGGGCGATCAAGAAGGGTACCGGCGAAATCGAAGGGGTCTCCTACGATGAAATCACCTATGAGGGATACGGCCCCGGGGGCGTCGCCGTCCTCGTCGAATGCCTCACCGACAACCGCAACCGCACCGTAGCGGAGGTCAAGCATCTTTTCGAGCGCAACGGCGGGAGCCTCGGTGAACCAGGCTGCGTTGCCTGGACCTTCGAGAAAAAGGGATTGATCGCCGTCGACAAGAGCAAGGCCAATGAAGAGGCCCTGCTCGAAACCGCCCTCGAGGCCGGGGCGGAGGATGTCCGCGACGAAGAAGACCAGTTCGAGGTCATATCGGACCCCGGCGATTTCGAGGCCGTCAAGGAAGCGATCGACAAGGCCGAAGTGGAATATGAACTCGCGGAAATTACCATGATTCCGAAGAGCACCGTCAAGCTGGACGGAAAAAAGGCACAGCAGATGCTGAATCTGATGCAGGGCCTCGAAGACAACGATGACGTCAGCCACGTCTATGCCAACTTCGACATCTCGGACGACGTCCTGGAGGCCATGGATTAG
- the rlmE gene encoding Ribosomal RNA large subunit methyltransferase E: MQKNTWDDHYARRAREENWLARSVYKLQEIDRRFRIIRKGDRILDLGCYPGSWSQYALRTTAPQGHVAGIDLKKPERLSALKFQFIQADIFSIDIQTLQQNLGPRDVVLSDLAPQTTGAPATDTSRSLALSEQAFKIAEAVLVRSGRFVCKLFEGGEIKGFQASVAGRFERVRLFRPQATRKRSREVYLIGMGFTC, from the coding sequence ATGCAGAAGAACACGTGGGATGACCATTACGCACGCCGCGCCCGGGAAGAGAACTGGCTCGCGCGTTCGGTTTACAAACTGCAGGAGATCGACCGCAGGTTCAGGATCATCAGAAAAGGGGACCGGATCCTCGATCTTGGATGCTACCCGGGGTCCTGGTCGCAATACGCCCTAAGGACCACGGCGCCGCAAGGCCATGTGGCAGGCATTGACCTGAAAAAACCCGAACGCCTATCCGCTCTCAAATTTCAGTTCATCCAGGCCGATATCTTTTCCATCGACATCCAGACGCTGCAACAAAACCTCGGGCCGAGGGACGTAGTCCTCAGCGATCTCGCACCCCAGACGACAGGCGCTCCGGCAACCGATACAAGCCGGTCTTTGGCCCTCTCAGAGCAGGCCTTCAAGATTGCGGAGGCTGTGCTCGTAAGATCGGGACGGTTTGTTTGCAAGCTTTTCGAGGGCGGAGAAATCAAGGGCTTTCAGGCCTCGGTCGCCGGCCGTTTCGAGCGGGTGCGCCTGTTCAGGCCCCAGGCGACAAGAAAACGAAGCCGTGAAGTCTATCTTATCGGCATGGGTTTCACGTGTTAG
- a CDS encoding exported hypothetical protein (Evidence 5 : Unknown function) encodes MRSGGSCSRGGWVVLLLCVVIGANAAYGEASTIKGIDLAAGEGGHPAVWRAVGPRCSTLSSWSRFLGVSMKEPGGSLVDTGEGVPLSAGGGAEPPCRAGCLRSGGESSHL; translated from the coding sequence ATGCGAAGCGGCGGATCTTGCTCGAGAGGTGGATGGGTGGTTCTGCTGCTCTGCGTGGTTATCGGGGCAAATGCGGCGTATGGGGAGGCCTCGACGATCAAAGGCATCGATCTGGCGGCAGGCGAAGGTGGCCACCCGGCGGTCTGGCGGGCTGTCGGTCCGCGCTGTAGCACGCTTTCGTCGTGGTCCCGGTTCCTTGGCGTGAGCATGAAAGAACCTGGCGGCAGTCTTGTGGACACCGGTGAGGGCGTTCCCCTGTCGGCCGGGGGGGGTGCTGAACCTCCATGCCGAGCCGGATGCCTCAGGTCTGGGGGTGAATCCTCGCATCTCTGA
- a CDS encoding putative aldehyde ferredoxin oxidoreductase (Evidence 3 : Putative function from multiple computational evidences): MVDVIRVNMTDGSIQRDPLPKTYEGLGGRGLTSAFLLNEVEPTCTPIGPLNKLIFAPGLLGGTNCANSGRISVGAKSPLTGTIKEANSGGQAGSYLARLGIAAIVVEGQPTDGRLFKLHVTRDRCELLPADDLKGLGNYASVEKLKGTYGDRVGYVSIGQAGEWKLGAASVAFTDRDGRPTRHAGRGGLGAVMGSKGLKAIVIDPAGGEAAPLVDKDAFREASKRFLNALQTHPVTSQGLTNFGTDILINIINEAGGLPTRNFSSGRFEGAEKVGGETLNSVTTARKGDCSHGCMAGCVIRCSGVYLDEKGNYVSKWPEYETVWAWGPNCGIDDLDAIARMDRGCDDIGLDTIETGNAVAVAMEAGIKAFGDVAGAEELLGEIGKGTPLGRILGSGAGAVGKVFGVRRVPVVKNQALPAYDPRAVKGVGVTYATSPMGADHTAGYAVATNIMKVGGDVDPLSVTGQVDLSRGLQITTAAIDTAGLCLFVAFPVMDIPDAMVAVADMISAKYGIEMTVDDFNALGSRVLKMEREFNTRAGFTAADDRLPEFFKLEKLAPHNHVFDVPDEELDRVFNF, translated from the coding sequence ATGGTGGATGTAATCAGAGTGAATATGACGGATGGTTCTATCCAGCGGGACCCGTTGCCGAAAACCTATGAAGGTTTGGGTGGTCGCGGTCTCACTTCGGCCTTTTTACTGAACGAAGTGGAACCCACCTGTACTCCCATCGGACCTCTCAACAAATTGATCTTCGCTCCCGGGTTGCTGGGGGGAACGAACTGCGCCAACTCAGGCCGGATATCGGTCGGGGCGAAGAGCCCTCTGACGGGCACGATCAAGGAGGCCAATTCGGGCGGCCAGGCGGGAAGCTACCTCGCGCGGCTGGGGATCGCCGCCATCGTCGTGGAGGGCCAGCCGACGGATGGCAGGCTTTTCAAGCTCCATGTGACCAGGGACCGCTGCGAACTCCTGCCGGCTGATGATCTGAAGGGCCTGGGCAACTATGCTTCGGTCGAGAAGCTCAAAGGCACCTATGGCGACCGGGTGGGATATGTGAGCATCGGCCAGGCGGGCGAGTGGAAGCTGGGTGCCGCTTCGGTCGCCTTTACCGACCGGGACGGCCGTCCGACGCGGCATGCCGGCCGCGGCGGTCTCGGGGCGGTGATGGGTTCCAAGGGACTGAAGGCCATCGTCATCGACCCGGCCGGGGGGGAAGCCGCCCCGCTTGTCGACAAGGATGCCTTCCGGGAGGCCTCCAAGCGTTTTCTGAACGCCCTCCAGACCCACCCGGTCACCAGCCAGGGGCTGACCAACTTCGGGACGGATATTCTGATCAACATCATCAACGAGGCCGGTGGGCTCCCGACGCGCAATTTCAGCTCAGGGCGCTTCGAGGGGGCCGAAAAGGTCGGAGGAGAGACGTTGAACAGCGTCACGACCGCCCGGAAGGGCGATTGCTCCCATGGGTGCATGGCCGGCTGTGTCATCCGCTGCTCGGGGGTTTATCTCGATGAGAAGGGGAACTATGTGAGCAAATGGCCGGAGTATGAAACCGTCTGGGCCTGGGGGCCCAACTGCGGGATCGATGATCTCGACGCCATCGCGCGAATGGACCGCGGCTGCGATGACATCGGTCTGGACACCATCGAGACCGGCAACGCGGTGGCTGTGGCTATGGAGGCCGGGATCAAGGCCTTTGGGGATGTGGCCGGTGCAGAGGAGCTTCTGGGGGAGATCGGTAAGGGAACGCCCCTCGGTCGGATCCTCGGTTCGGGGGCGGGGGCCGTCGGCAAGGTCTTCGGGGTCCGCCGGGTGCCGGTCGTCAAGAATCAGGCCCTGCCGGCCTACGACCCGAGGGCGGTCAAAGGGGTTGGCGTCACCTACGCCACCTCGCCGATGGGCGCGGACCACACCGCCGGCTATGCGGTCGCGACCAACATCATGAAAGTGGGGGGCGACGTGGACCCTCTTTCCGTAACGGGCCAGGTGGATCTTTCGAGGGGGCTGCAGATCACGACAGCGGCCATCGACACGGCCGGTCTCTGCCTCTTTGTAGCCTTCCCGGTGATGGACATCCCGGACGCCATGGTGGCTGTGGCGGACATGATCAGTGCGAAATACGGCATCGAGATGACCGTGGATGATTTCAATGCACTGGGAAGCCGCGTTCTCAAGATGGAAAGGGAGTTCAACACCCGGGCGGGTTTCACGGCGGCCGACGATCGTCTGCCGGAGTTTTTCAAGCTTGAGAAACTCGCGCCCCACAACCATGTCTTCGATGTTCCGGATGAGGAATTGGACCGGGTTTTCAACTTTTGA
- a CDS encoding Nitroreductase family protein, producing MSDLMKILKERRSIRRYENKPVSDDALEAVLEAVQWSPSWANTQCWEIVVVKDPAQKERLQAAVPATNPASKALVEAPVVLAVCGVLQRSGYYKGEVTTKFGDWFMFDLGIVTQSICLAARDQGLGTVITGLFDHAKAAEVLAVPKGCELVALIPLGYAAKESSAPKRREITEFTHDDRF from the coding sequence ATGTCGGATCTCATGAAGATCTTGAAGGAGAGACGCAGCATTCGCCGCTACGAGAACAAGCCTGTGTCCGACGACGCGCTCGAGGCCGTCCTGGAAGCGGTCCAATGGTCTCCGTCGTGGGCCAACACCCAGTGCTGGGAGATCGTCGTCGTAAAAGACCCGGCGCAGAAGGAAAGGCTTCAGGCGGCCGTCCCTGCGACCAATCCCGCCAGCAAGGCCTTGGTGGAGGCCCCCGTCGTCCTGGCGGTCTGCGGTGTGCTGCAGCGTTCGGGCTATTACAAAGGCGAGGTCACCACGAAGTTCGGCGACTGGTTCATGTTCGATCTGGGTATCGTCACGCAGAGTATTTGCCTTGCGGCCCGTGATCAGGGCCTCGGAACGGTCATCACCGGGCTCTTCGACCATGCCAAGGCTGCGGAGGTTCTGGCCGTTCCGAAGGGCTGCGAACTCGTGGCCCTGATCCCCCTCGGCTACGCCGCCAAGGAATCGTCCGCGCCGAAGCGCCGTGAGATCACCGAATTCACGCATGACGACCGCTTTTAG
- a CDS encoding conserved hypothetical protein (Evidence 4 : Unknown function but conserved in other organisms) has translation MVDEAQFKKMAEMISSMRKTAEGLHGMADTFPAVKRNTARMLASLKMLEINVCDLDELRVDG, from the coding sequence ATGGTAGATGAGGCTCAATTCAAAAAAATGGCCGAGATGATCTCCAGCATGCGAAAAACAGCCGAAGGCCTCCATGGAATGGCGGACACCTTTCCGGCCGTCAAACGCAACACCGCGCGCATGCTGGCATCGCTGAAGATGCTGGAAATCAATGTTTGTGACCTGGACGAACTCCGGGTGGATGGGTGA
- the paaK gene encoding putative PaaK: phenylacetate-CoA ligase (Aerobic) (Evidence 3 : Putative function from multiple computational evidences), which yields MVDYPIYWNPVIETLPREKLRALQLKKFKRIFAWTYDHSRFHRALYDQAGVRPEDIRTFEDIRAVPKVEKSMMRDIQRKDPFPYGDALCVPLEEVTEFRQTSGTTGQPVYQPDTWQDWEWWAECWSCILWSQGYRPSDRVFLPFGYNIFVAFWAGHYAAEKIGCEVVPGGILDTKARILKIQELRATAMMATPTYVLGMADTARKMGIDPAALTIRRITCAGEPGAGIPSTKKRMQDAWGAKVFDHAGATEIGAWSFECAEQPFGMHVNEGMFLVEIEDIDTGEIIEEPGRRGKMVITAFDRQAQPCVRFDSKDVIEWDSEPCRCGRTFRLIKGGVVGRADDITKVKGVLLAPSAIEEVVRSIEGLGDEYEVIVDKVGDSDRITLKVEVLPEARGNRKAVEAALVDQLRLKTNLRYDLEFNDYGRLPRYEVKAKRFKDLRKDH from the coding sequence ATGGTCGACTATCCAATTTATTGGAATCCAGTGATCGAGACCCTGCCAAGGGAAAAACTCAGGGCGCTTCAGCTGAAAAAGTTCAAGCGGATCTTTGCCTGGACCTATGACCATTCCCGGTTTCACCGCGCGCTCTACGATCAGGCGGGTGTCCGCCCGGAGGATATCCGTACGTTCGAGGACATCCGCGCCGTGCCGAAGGTGGAAAAATCCATGATGCGCGACATCCAGCGGAAAGATCCTTTCCCTTACGGGGACGCCCTCTGCGTGCCGCTGGAGGAGGTGACCGAGTTTCGCCAGACGAGCGGCACGACCGGTCAACCGGTGTACCAGCCGGATACGTGGCAGGACTGGGAATGGTGGGCCGAGTGCTGGTCCTGCATTCTCTGGTCCCAGGGGTACCGCCCGTCTGATCGGGTCTTCCTGCCCTTCGGGTACAATATCTTCGTCGCCTTCTGGGCGGGGCATTACGCCGCCGAAAAGATCGGCTGCGAGGTCGTGCCGGGCGGAATTCTCGACACCAAGGCACGCATCCTCAAGATACAGGAACTGAGGGCCACGGCCATGATGGCCACGCCCACCTATGTGCTCGGGATGGCGGACACCGCCCGCAAGATGGGAATCGACCCCGCTGCGCTGACGATTCGCAGGATCACTTGCGCCGGAGAACCCGGCGCCGGGATCCCTTCCACCAAAAAGCGCATGCAGGATGCCTGGGGCGCCAAGGTCTTCGATCATGCCGGCGCGACGGAAATCGGGGCCTGGTCCTTCGAGTGCGCGGAGCAGCCCTTCGGGATGCACGTCAATGAAGGCATGTTCCTGGTCGAGATCGAAGACATCGACACGGGGGAGATCATCGAAGAACCCGGCCGGCGGGGCAAGATGGTCATCACCGCCTTCGACCGCCAGGCCCAGCCTTGCGTCCGTTTCGATTCCAAAGATGTGATCGAATGGGATTCGGAGCCCTGCCGCTGCGGCCGGACCTTCCGCCTCATCAAGGGCGGGGTGGTCGGCCGCGCCGATGATATCACCAAGGTCAAGGGCGTGCTGCTCGCTCCTTCCGCCATCGAAGAGGTCGTGCGGAGCATCGAGGGGCTCGGGGACGAATACGAGGTCATCGTCGACAAGGTCGGAGATTCGGACCGGATCACCCTCAAGGTCGAGGTGCTGCCGGAGGCCCGCGGGAACCGGAAGGCCGTCGAGGCCGCCCTGGTCGATCAGCTGCGGCTGAAGACCAATCTGCGCTATGACCTCGAGTTCAATGATTACGGTCGCCTGCCCCGCTACGAGGTCAAGGCCAAACGGTTCAAGGACCTGCGAAAGGACCATTGA
- a CDS encoding Regulator has product MTESSLLKGKRILVVDDEQDILDVLTEHLSMCQVVTASTYEEAKRLLESRRFDVAVLDIMGVRGYDLLEIANQHDIPALMLTAHAFTPDNVIKSVKEGAAAYVPKEEISRIEDFLNDILIARAKGESPLVAWQKRLPRSYFQMRFGAAWEMADREFLDTLRTAIQSRSRAQKKQE; this is encoded by the coding sequence ATGACCGAAAGCAGTCTGTTGAAGGGGAAAAGAATCCTGGTGGTGGATGACGAACAGGATATCCTCGATGTGTTGACAGAACATTTGAGCATGTGCCAGGTCGTCACCGCCTCCACGTACGAGGAGGCGAAACGCCTGCTCGAGTCGCGGCGTTTCGATGTAGCCGTCCTGGATATCATGGGCGTCAGGGGGTATGACCTTCTCGAGATCGCCAACCAGCACGATATTCCAGCCCTCATGTTGACGGCCCACGCCTTTACGCCGGACAACGTCATCAAATCCGTCAAGGAAGGGGCGGCGGCTTATGTTCCGAAGGAAGAGATCTCGCGGATCGAGGATTTTCTGAACGACATCCTGATCGCTCGCGCCAAGGGCGAGAGCCCCTTGGTCGCATGGCAGAAAAGGCTTCCCCGATCGTATTTCCAGATGCGGTTCGGAGCCGCATGGGAAATGGCCGACAGGGAGTTTTTGGATACACTCCGGACCGCCATCCAAAGCAGGTCCAGGGCCCAGAAAAAGCAGGAGTGA